TGCCCCGGCCCCCTTCACTCCCGCGGCTCCATTGTCTGCAGCCCCACGCGGCCGGTGCCACCCCAGCTGCTGGCTCACGACCTCGCAGGGGTCTCTCAGCAGTTTCAGGAAGGCACAGGCGGGTCCCCAACCCTCTGCTGTCCCTTTTGTCCCCTCTTGGCCGAGCCTCACAAATGAGCACATGGGGTGAGGTGCCTTCCACCACCCCCCAGCACAAGCAGGAAACACACCAGAAGCAAGCTAGGAAGGGCTGCTTTAAAACCAGGCAGAAGAGACACAGCCtcaccagctctgcaggggagaactccacagcacccacagtGCTTAGGGAAACTGCCGGGCACACCACGCTCACCTTGGCACCTGTGCCACACCAGCCCCCACgatgggagagagaagggagCTGTGAAGGCTGCGtggctcctgcagccatggCAGGAGGGCCCTGCCTGGCAAGTGGAGGGGCAcggccagccccagccctcacctgggagcagcacagcaggcagTGCTGTCTGTGGAGGGACTCCAGGTAGGCAGGCAGCTCCCAACGGCACTGCCAGGGAAAGGAAAGCCATTCCCTCCAGAGATCCTGTCACACAAGCTCCCAGGATGCTTGTGCTCAGCCATGGAGCCTCCTGCTAGGACTGAGTGGGCACATCACACGTGGGAGAGGGGAGAGCTCAAAGCAGGAGTCCAGCCCCAGGCTTTGCCTGCGTGCAGTGGGAAGTAGGGGTGTCCCAGTCCAGAGCCCCTCAGCCCTGTGAGGTGCCATCACTGTCCATCCCACAGCTGGCCCGGGCTGTCCTTCTCCATGCGGGACACGTAGTGGTTGTAGTTCTCCTCGCACCTCCTGACACAGCGCAGGAAATAGTCCTCATCAGCAATGgcctccagcaggtcagtctgCACCAGGCATATGTCGTACAGTTCTGAGGTGGGAACGTGCCTGGGACTCCTGCTGCCCCGCTCTGAGAACACCTGTGGGGACAGAGCAGGGCACAGAAGGACTCGCACCCTCCACGATGCAGtctgccctcccctcctcttcctcctcagtcAGCTGCCTCATGCCAGCTGCAGGCCAGTGGCAGAGTGCAGGGGCTCCCATCTCTACTCCTGCAGCAGAAGGTGAAGTTTCTCCAtatttctcctccctccctcaggaAGCACCTTTGGCTTTGAGCCAGGTTGTCACACATGTGGCTGGGGGTCCCCTAAGGAAAAGGCCACAGCATGCAGCTGGAACAAAATGGGTCTGTGAAGTAGCTGACCCCAGGAAAACCTCTTCCTTCGACTGCCACAGCCTATTGcacaggagagagcagagactTCACCTTCTGATCTTTACCATGCCTAAAGCCACCTGGCAATCTGCTTCCCTCCCAGCGCTGCTCTGTCATTGTCACTGACACAGcgacagccctgcagagctggtgaCACAAGAGGAGGGGAAGCTGGCATCCAACCTACTGCTTCTGGCTGCAGGACAGCACAGCCGCAGCAGTGGGGATGAGTCCTGCTGGTGAGATACTTGGCTGCCATCCAGACCCTGGTGAGGTCTGCTGCCACCAGCACTTCATCCTACCTGTCTGTCCTGGCGTGGGAAGGAGCCCTGAGTTTGGCTGCACTGAGACAAGCTGCACAGCTGACTGTGACCATCCATGGCCAAAGGAGGAACTCCTTCATTAGGGAAACAGCCTGAGGCTGAAATACAGCAAGTGGAGCTGTTTGAGCCAGCTCTGGCTGTTGCAGACatacaggcagcagctgctgtgctcagAGGCCTCAGGCTCATCAGCACGATTTCTCCTGAATCATGCATGGGACTGACCGAAGACAGGTCTGCTCTGGGCAGCTACAACTCCTGCCACCAGCTACAAAGCCCCAACCTGAGAGAGCTCACAGGGAAGAGAACACCTGCCGAgcatcccatccctccccagcccctagCTGCCTGGCAGATTCACGGCTGCCACAGGTTTCCCCCACCGGGCTGCCTCCTGGATGGATCTGCAGCTCTTTGCTCGAGCACTGACAGCTGTCCAACTGCCAGGtacatttctctctgcagaaacaCTCCCTTTTCCAAGCGTGCTCCACTACAAGCACTGCCCTTTCGACCCAGTGCCAAGGCTGGCTGGCAGGCCACTGTGGCCACTGCTGCTGGGAGTGGGGCCATTCCCTGCTGAGGTCCAATCTCACCCTCCTCACAGGCAGCCTCAGGGCTCATGGCACCAGGGCTACACCTTGACACCCCTTTGCAGGCTCAGGCTCATGCCAAGGAGACAAAACACGCCTGAGCCCAGCAGGGATGCCCCAGTGCCGGCAGCTGGAGCCACAGGGCTTTCGGCCGCCTACCTGGGGATCAACGATGGTGTCTGCAGGGTCTGGCCTGATGTTGTCATCGATGAAGATGTGATGAACATCAGGGTCGTGGGGGTCGATCCACAGTGGCTTCCCGCCTCGGGAAGAGAACTGGTTTCTGGCCCACCTGGAACAGCAAGTGAGACAAAGAGCAGTTGGGGAGCGAGAGGCTCTCCGGTGAAGGCGGGCCAGGCTGCACTGCAACGGAGACCGTCCTgtccctctgcctgctgctgcctcctgggaAAGGCATTTTGCAGTGAGGTGATAAATCAGGGAGTGTTTGGAGAAAAACAGGAAGCAGAGCAAGGGATGGGGACCTGAGGAAAGATGTGAGAGTCCCATCAGGCTGCCCACAGGCCATGTGGGGAGCATGTCAGCAACAGGAGCCCCAACAATGTAAAGACCTGTAAACCAGGTGCTATCCCTGACCAGGAGAAGCTCAGAGAATcacaggagagaagaaaattcCCACTCAGCTTCCTCAGTTGCCCTGTTTCTCACCAGTCAAAGTGGTCTTGGAAGCCTCCAATTCCCTCAAAGGAGCTGAAGTAGTCGTAAAGTTTTCTTCCATCTTCCCGGCTGGTCAGCCGCTCCACTCCCCTCGTCAGCACCACTCCTCGCTTGCTGCAGCGTATCTGGCCAGGGGTCAGGTccacagggagctgcaggacagtGGAAAGTAGCAAAGGAAAGGCTTCCAAAGCAGAAAGGTTGTTCTGTCCATTTGCAGAGACACCAAGCAGCAGTGTGGAGACTTACACACCACCACGGTGTGGGAGTAGGCTCTGGGGAGAAGGTGTGGAACCCCCTCAACCAAAAGTCATCCCCTCCCCAGGGGTGGAAAGGAACGACCTCCTGGCTGCTCTCTGCCCCCTTTCAATCTCTGTTCCCCATCAACGCTCCAAGGAACAACTGAAGAAGCTCATTCCCAGCATTCCTGCCTGGCGCATTGCCAGGGGAGAGCAGGGCTGCAATGGGCTCTGAGCCAGGAagccctgctctgccacagcagcccctcCCTGGAAGAAGGGATGCTCTGCACCACCTGAGATACCCCGAGAGGGGACCTTTCCCCTGCTGGATCCGCACACACAcgtgctccctcccagctaGAAGCCGGCCGCAGTTGGTCTGTGAGAGGCCGGTGCTGGTTTCCCTGGCACGGCGAGCTCCCTGCAGGCCACCCAGCTGCCCTCCTCCGGCCCGCGGGTGCCACTCACCGCCACGTCCCGCAGAGCGGGGAACTGGGGGTGCTGGCCTGCCAGGGCGCCAGCCACGGCCCGGAGGGCGCGGGGCAGGTCCGTGCCGAAGGTCCTGAAGACGACGGCGAACGATCTCCCGTCGCGGTGCAGAGCGGCCAGGAGGCGGAAGAAGGCGGGCAGGATCAGGTGGTAGCGCTTGCCGCCTTCCCCCTCCACCGAGAAGGCGTCGTGCGGCCCGTCCGGCcactccagcagctgcaggtggCGGGCGTGGAGGCTGCCGAAGCGGCGGCCCGGGCCCGCCTCGGTGAAGGCGGGATCCCGGCCGTGGCGGCTGTAGTAGCTGAGGGCGCCGGGGCAGGGGGGGCCCAGCGAGGGGCGGTCGCTGACCCACTGCCACTCGCCTGAAAACAGAGGAGCCCGctcagccgccgccgccgccgccgccgcccgctccccgcagcccccggcgcTCACCGGCGGCGCCGGGGCGGCCCCAGGTGACGGTGCTGAGGAAGGTGTTGAGGGCCGCCCGCGGGCCCTGCCCCGACACCGCGTCCCCCGCCACCACCGTGTTGTTCAGGTCCACGTGCAGCaccagccgccgccgccgcgcgtTCCCGCCGCTCatcgccccggccccggccccgcgacCGGAACCGGAAGCGgccccggccgcgccgcccgtTACCTGGCGACGGCGCCGCTTCCGCCGGGGGGCGCCCCCTGCCGGCCCGGGGCCGCTGCCGTGGGCACGTGCCGGGGGGCGGGGCCAGGGGCCCgcgccggggctgggggggcgGCCCCGGTCGGCGGAAGCGGGCCGGAAGCGGAAGGGGGCGGTACTTCCGGCGCCCCGCGGGCGGCCATGTTGGAGCGGCGGTCGCGGCGCAGCGGCGGGTGCGGGCCTGGCGGCGGCCGGTAGGTTGGTGCCGGCGGTGCCCGGGCCGCGCGCTCCCGGGCGAGGGCGCTGCCGAGCCGCCCGGCGGGGGCAGCTCCCGGGCGCTGAAGGGCAGGGCCGCGGCGCTGAGGGCCCCGCCCCTGCCCATCGCATCCCCCCTCCACCTCTCGTCCCCGGGCCCGGGAGCCGGCGCGGGCCGAGTGGGGGCTGCACCCACCGTCTGCACCAGTCACCTCCGCGCAGCCCCATAGGGACGGCACTGGGCCTGGATGGGGCTCTCGCTGGCCCCTCCTTAGCGGGCCGGGCCTGGTGGGGCCGCGGGAGGTCCACGAGGGACGAGCGCTTGGGAACGGGCGTCCCCTCCACCGACGGGTGGGCCAGAAGAAGAGGCCGAGCCTGGGACTGCCCGCCCCTGCGGCCCCGTGGGTGTCCGTGCCAGCCTCGGTCTGCACaggcagccccggccccgcgtcTTGGCCCTGCCGGCAGCCGGCTTGCCCCGCCGGTGCCCTGGGAGGAGCGGTGCAGGACAGTTCCTCCAGCCCCGGTCTGCCgtgccagcactgctggagCCTAGTGTGGAGTCCTCACCCCCACCGTATGTGACTGCACCGtgccaggag
This window of the Colius striatus isolate bColStr4 chromosome 15, bColStr4.1.hap1, whole genome shotgun sequence genome carries:
- the LOC133626840 gene encoding uncharacterized protein LOC133626840 — protein: MSGGNARRRRLVLHVDLNNTVVAGDAVSGQGPRAALNTFLSTVTWGRPGAAGEWQWVSDRPSLGPPCPGALSYYSRHGRDPAFTEAGPGRRFGSLHARHLQLLEWPDGPHDAFSVEGEGGKRYHLILPAFFRLLAALHRDGRSFAVVFRTFGTDLPRALRAVAGALAGQHPQFPALRDVALPVDLTPGQIRCSKRGVVLTRGVERLTSREDGRKLYDYFSSFEGIGGFQDHFDWWARNQFSSRGGKPLWIDPHDPDVHHIFIDDNIRPDPADTIVDPQVFSERGSRSPRHVPTSELYDICLVQTDLLEAIADEDYFLRCVRRCEENYNHYVSRMEKDSPGQLWDGQ